From the genome of Streptomyces sp. NBC_01304:
GGGTTGGGGCGGGTGATCGGGGAGTCCTTCTCCGCCGCCGCGTTCCACTCGCTCATGTCGATCAGATAGCCGTCGTCCCTGACCAGCGTGGCGCGCCAGTTCTTGGTGTCCACGCGGCGGTCCGGGTACTCATAGCCCTTGAAGAGCATGAGCTGCGAGCCGTCGGGCAGCGTCTTGCTGGAGCAGAAGTCGTACTCCACCAGCGTGTTGTCCGGGCACTCGGTCATCTCCCGGGCCTGCTCGCTGTCCGGGTCGATGCGGCTGAAGCTGATGCCCATGGCCGCCTTGCCGTGCCCGTCGTCGAAGACGCCGGACGCCATCGGGCCCAGCTCGTCCGCGGAGCCACGGGCCGACTCCAGCTTGAACTTCCCTTGCGGAAGCAGGGACTTGAAGACCTTGGCCACCTCGCGGGCGCCGGGCGCGGGCGTCTTCGCCGTCGCGGCGGAGCGCGAGCTCGCCGCCGGGCCTGCCGCCGGGCTCCGGTCGCCGCCGTCGAGCGCGCCCGGGACGAGCAGCGCGCCGCCCACGCCCACCGCGGCGATCGCCGCGACGCCACCGGTGATGGCGGCCCGACGGCGGTACCTGAGCCGCCGACCGCGGGTATGGCCCGCCTGGGTCAGGGCGAGGGTGTCGGGCCTGAAGGTGTCGCCGGTCTCGCGCAGGGCTTCGGCGAGGTGCTGCTCAAGAGGGGTGCGGGAGTCGTCGTCCACGGACATTTGAACCACCGTTTCGGGCAGAGGAGTTGAGGGGTCAGGGCAGGCAGGGCCGGCAGGGCGTTGCACAGGAAGTCGAGTGGGGCGTGCGGTGGCGGCAGCCGGGGTGTCAGGGCCTGGCGAGCTCGCCGATGCTGTCGCCGAGCAGTGCGCGCAGCTGGGCCAGCGCCCTGGTGGAGCGGGTGCGCACGGCGGCCGAGCTCGTGTGCAGGGCGTCCGCGGTCGCCTCGATGGAGCGGTCCTCCCAGTACCGCAGGACCACCACCGCGCGGTCCTTGGGGGACAGCTGCCGCAGCGCCTCGATCAGGGTCAGCCGCAGCGCGGGGTCGCCGGACACGCCGAACTCCGGTCCGGCATCCGGAAGTTCACCGGTCGGGGCCTCGGCGCTGCTGTGTCTGCGGCGCTGCGTCAGGAACGTACGTATGAGAACGGTCTGGGCATAGCCCGCCGGGTTGTCGATCCGGTCGATGCGCGTCCAGGTGACATACATCCGCCCGAGGGTCTCCTGCACGAGATCCTCGGCGAAGTGTGTGTCCCCGCCCGTGAGCAGGCATGCCGAGCGGAAGAGGTGCCCGGAGCGCGCCGCGGCGAACTCCAGGTAGGCCTCCGTGCTGGCCTGTCTCATATGCGTCCCCGTCCCCCCCGCCCCCCGACCGGCCGTCCGGACCCGCCGCACGACCGCTTACACCTCATTGACGCGATGACCGCGCCGAAATGTTTCATGCGAATCGGAAATGCTTCCGCCGCCTGGCCAGCGGGTCGATGTCAGACCCCCCTGCCACACTCGCAAACGTGAGCGGACGCATGCTGCTGGCCCCCGCGGAGGAGGGCGACGGAGCGCTGCTCGTCCCCGTGGACGGGGCCGGGCAGCCGGTCGGTGCTGCCGTCGAGGAGCCGGATCTCGTGGCGGCCGTCCGGGCGCGGCCCGAGGTGGTGCGGTGGGTGTGGCGGTCGACCGCCGAGGTGTACCCCCGGCTGCTGCGGGCGGGCGTGCGGGTCGAGCGGTGTTACGACATCGAGGACGCGGAGCTGCTGCTTCTCGGCCACGAGGGACGGCTCGGCGAACCCCGTTCGGCCGCCGCGGCCTGGGCCCGGCTGCACCGGCAGGCCGTACCCCCTGATCCCCCGCAGCGCGCGGCCGAGCCCGGCTCGCAGTCCTCGCTGTTCGAGCCGAAGGCCGTGCCGCTGCCCGTGGAGGCGCTGCTAGAGGTGTACGCGGACCAGCTGCGGCGGCACGACGCGGCGGCCGACCCGGCCCGGATGCGGCTGCTCACGGCGGCCGAGTCGGCGGGGATGCTGGTCGCCGCCGAGATGAACCGGTCGGGACTGCCGTGGAGCGCCGAGGTCCACCGCGAGCTCCTGCGCGAACTGCTCGGCGAGCGGTACGCGGGCGGGGGTCGGAACTCGGGCGGGGGCGAGCCGCGCCGCCTCGCCGAGCTGGCGGACGAGGTGTCGGCCGCCTTCGGACGCAGGGTGCGGCCGGACCTGCCCGCCGAAGTGATCAAGGCCTTCGCGGGGGCCGGGATCAGGATCAAGTCGACCCGGCGCTGGGAGATCGAGGAAATCGACCACCCGGCGGTGAAGCCCTTGATCGAGTACAAGAAGCTGTACCGGATCTGGGTGGCGCACGGCTGGTCGTGGCTGCAGGACTGGGTGCGCGAGGGGCGGTTCCGGCCCGAGTTCCAGGCGGGCGGCACCGTGACCGGTCGCTGGACGACCAATGGCGGCGGGGGCCTGCAGATCCCCAAGGTGATCCGCCGCGCGGTGGTCGCCGACCCGGGCTGGCGGCTCGTGGTGGCGGACGCCGACCAGATGGAGCCGCGGGTGCTTGCCGCGATCTCCCGCGATCCGGGCCTGATGGAGGTCGCGGGCCGGCCGACGGACCTCTATCAGGAGGTCTCCGACCGGGCGTTCTCCGGCGACCGGGACATGGCCAAGCTCGCGGTGCTCGGGGCGGTGTACGGGCAGACGTCGGGGGACGGCCTGAAGAACCTCGCCCTGCTGCGACGCCGCTTCCCGCGCGCGGTGGCGTACGTGGACGACGCGGCCCGTGCGGGCGAGGAGGGGCGGCTGGTGCGGACC
Proteins encoded in this window:
- a CDS encoding SigE family RNA polymerase sigma factor; amino-acid sequence: MRQASTEAYLEFAAARSGHLFRSACLLTGGDTHFAEDLVQETLGRMYVTWTRIDRIDNPAGYAQTVLIRTFLTQRRRHSSAEAPTGELPDAGPEFGVSGDPALRLTLIEALRQLSPKDRAVVVLRYWEDRSIEATADALHTSSAAVRTRSTRALAQLRALLGDSIGELARP
- a CDS encoding bifunctional 3'-5' exonuclease/DNA polymerase, which gives rise to MSDPPATLANVSGRMLLAPAEEGDGALLVPVDGAGQPVGAAVEEPDLVAAVRARPEVVRWVWRSTAEVYPRLLRAGVRVERCYDIEDAELLLLGHEGRLGEPRSAAAAWARLHRQAVPPDPPQRAAEPGSQSSLFEPKAVPLPVEALLEVYADQLRRHDAAADPARMRLLTAAESAGMLVAAEMNRSGLPWSAEVHRELLRELLGERYAGGGRNSGGGEPRRLAELADEVSAAFGRRVRPDLPAEVIKAFAGAGIRIKSTRRWEIEEIDHPAVKPLIEYKKLYRIWVAHGWSWLQDWVREGRFRPEFQAGGTVTGRWTTNGGGGLQIPKVIRRAVVADPGWRLVVADADQMEPRVLAAISRDPGLMEVAGRPTDLYQEVSDRAFSGDRDMAKLAVLGAVYGQTSGDGLKNLALLRRRFPRAVAYVDDAARAGEEGRLVRTWLGRTCPPAPGAGAQEEAGIPQEEAANPAGSVDRESEEWLPGYASPPGRARGRFTRNFVVQGSASDWALLMLAALRQSLWDRSAELVFFQHDEVIVHCPEQEADAVALAIREAAELAGRIAFGDTPVRFPFTTAVVRCYADAK